Sequence from the Ziziphus jujuba cultivar Dongzao chromosome 9, ASM3175591v1 genome:
AATAGTCAAATTGAATAAGTTAACATGTCACACTCAAAGATCAAACCAAAAACATTAATAGTGGTTAATTCCTCATCCCAAGtaaaaaattaggaaattatAGCTTCAGAAGacagtaaaatatatttcatattaGTTAGGAAACCTGACCCCAGTCGTACTATATATCCTATCTTCCTAATCTCCTTAGTGGGTTTGATACTTTAGTTAACTATGCTATGCAATAGTTAGCTAAGAATATCCAAGCAGATGTCTTTCTAATATTCAAACTTTGTCACTGATATATGTGGCAAAGCAAgtgaaatatcaaatatattgctGGTCCAGAATCCTAATGTCCTTGTCACCCAGTACTCCATGGACATCACCATTCTAAGTTCTAAGCAGGCAATTGAGCAAAAACTATTTGTAAGCAATTTCTTTTACCAAAATTGGcacaggaattttttttttttttttttttggtgtgtgtgtgtgtgtaaatttGTAAGCCaactaaaaaatttttaaaagccaTTTTAAGAGTACTCTCCAATTAATTGAACTGACTCTGACAGAGATTTATATTTTAGActgcaaattttccaatgaaagaCCCATAATGGTCCATTAAGGAAGAAAATGTTAACTGCTACCAAAATATACATGTGGAGGAACCAAAATTACCAAAAACTTGAGATAGAAATGAAGAATATtcagaataaataataaaggaaCAGATAGTGACACTGGAATACAGCACGTTTCTTGTAGTTGaagagagacagagaggaaaaaaagaggtGACTTCTTCTTCTAGTCTTTGATTTGTTTGTCTTGCAGTTGATGGCTTGGAGTAACTCAGCAGtattatcatttaatttaatatttaaatcaattattaaatattaaaacagAGGCACCGAAATTTAGACCCTGCCAAATTGCGCTTTGATCATGCTTCAAACCTCTACCTCTAATAGAAACTCAAACCAATAATTTTTGCCTTAATTTTATCTTCTTAGTTCTTCTTCTGTCAACTGGTGTTAGAGACAAATAAGCTAGCAAGTCCACTTCAACTCTAAGCCAATGTATAGCATAGACTAGATATACGTGACTAAATCTTAACCACTAAGCAGCCTATGACTTGGTGGAAAGCCACTaacattgataaaatatttttatttttacgaaATTAGTCCAATCCCATCACAAATATAGACCAATTggtccaaaattttcaaaaccattgtGTCAACTGCAtctcctttttgttttctttaaaaaaaagggggaaaaaaaaaggttcattaTACTCAGTTTCTTCCAATCAAAACAGAGACCAATTGCAACAACAAATTTAAAGGATGGTAGCCTCTTGTAATTTGGAGGCAATAAAGAGCTAATTTGAGGTAGATTTTGTGAGTGACATTAAGCATGTTGGCAGTTATGAATTAATGtggcatgcatatatatatatatatatatatataatagagaaAAGCCTCTAACATGTGTACTTGTTGGCCACTTGAGCATGTAAATGGAAGAATGATCTTGTGGAGACAAGAAGGTATGTTAACTAAAGGAGAggttactaaaataataatctaCTTTAGACAATAATTATGTTGCGGTTCAACTAATCTTTTATTAGAAACCGATCTGTATaaactttatttaaaatttttttttagttttttaaaaaatatagtcAGGACTCTCTTAGCTAAgaaccctttttattttttattttattttattttattttttacatttttcaaaGATACCCTTTTTCGCTTAATTGGGAGTGAATTAAggtggaaaaggaaaaagaaacagaaaccatattaatctttttatctTCCGATTAATGATTTCTCTGTTTTTAGTTTAGTTCCTTTATGATGTGATCACTTTTctgtattttagttttctcaTTTTGCTTCATACTTGTGCCTAAATTGATGTTTGGAGATCTCAAAATTAGactatggctttttttttttattggacatATGGTAAATTGGGAAAAGGGGACTTTTTTAGTTGTAAGTCTGGttgaattaaaaatatggaATTAACATTAGTGGTCATTATCATATAAGTTGTTTCCACAAAGTAGGATAATGTTTCTCTTGGATTGACAATTATTGacactaaaaaataattgtaagaaGAAAAGTTATGTAGCAATATTTGTTATGtgaaaggaaaacgaagcatgacttataagcatGAGGATACTTTTCCCGTAcaatgcgttttgacaaaaccttgaaaactgggttgtaagaggattccccataCCTAAAGAAGACAATATCGAACATGGAtgatctgggctgttacagatttTCTCACTAAATGCATACACTTGAccgcataatttatataatgttTTAAGACTAAAAATCTCCCCAGCATAGATCTGGCTCttgaattatatttaagttGATCATGGTAATATGGCCAATGTTACTTTCCTTTTAAAATGTATAGCTTCGGCCACTGCAAAGGAAGTCATGGATTATAAAATGACTGCTAAATTTATTGGTTTAGTTTGGGATGtatattaaatcaataaaatgtgCTAACTGAATCAAATCAGACAAGCTCCACCCTGTTCATCTGGTCCAAAATGTTAGAAACTTAATTAAGACGTTGCCTTTTTGTGTGTCTTTAGTTCATATAAGATGCCCCACTGCCAATTGGGGGTCAGCATATATACATGACAACAATGTTGCTACTTGCTAGCTAGGCAAGTTCTTGGAGCACTGTAAAATAGctcaataatgttaaaaaataaaaataaaaaaacactgcATTTATTAGTTTGAATTGCAATGCAAAATAATGAAAGGAAAAATTCTATGTGCTTTGTGTTTTGTGCTTGGATCCTAACTTTTTGTTTACATAATTGTTGGATGCTGAAATGTTTTGCAACAAAAAGAATGGTAACAAAGAGAGTACAACCATTTCCATCTTTCTCAGCAACGATGTCAGGGCTCAACATCTCACACAATTTATATTGAACcattcaaatcaaattaaaagcTTTCACTCTCTAATAATGTACTTTTCTACAAGTGTCTTTGTAGCATTTGAAGAGTCATTAATTGAGTACATTCTTGGTATAATTTATTAACCAAACTAAACCGAATTCCAcccacaaaaattaaaaataaataagtaaataaatgaagAAAACGATGAAATAGGGGTCTTTCTTTCAAGTTGGGTCACGTCAGAGTCACACTGGTGGACAAAGCCACGCCCTTTATATGTCATTTGCGATTGATTGATTGCAAAGAAACTAACAATAGATAGTTAGTCTTCTGATGAActatttcagcaaaaaaaaaaaaaatagtcttcTAATTAACTATTTCAAAATGGTTTTACATGCTGTTGTTTTAGTTACTGTATCAATCATCCATGTCATTGAACAGgacttttttgagaaaaaaaaaataattaaaggatCTAGATGTTCAAAAACATATATGTATCCATATGACCAGTCAAGCAGACACCCAGAGTGCATATGGGGCCAGTGCACGTGTGTGGATGATTGTTTTTAtagtttaattttatagttacaATATGTTTTCTTAGACTAGATGATCTATAGGATAACAtagttttgttttatattaaacatTGTTTTGTAATTTCAATCCTAAATTATTTCAAAGTTGAAACAGAATAATAATAGCTAAGGATGATgttataaaaactataaatataaaagattaAACATTGTTATATAggcaattttataatttataaaagaaatcaaaacaaGCACAGAATCTTAGAATACAAAGATCGAAAAGGCAtaatttaccccaaaaataaaaataaaaaaataaaaaaagataggaAAACAATATGGAGTGGATACAAGCATTTGGAGTAATATATGCAATATTTTTTCTGGGGGGTCAAATTACATGTAGTCTAGAAGTTGAAGCAACTTCAATTCTGTCCTAATGACGACATTATAAGATcacaatgaaaatgataaatagGTTGATGATTGAACAATCATATGTAAGCATAAAGTTCCATTGTCAAAACTAAATAGGAATCAATGTTGCTCTAGACTTTGTTTTCCAAGAAAATCtttatataaaagtttttgatGTAGTTTGAATAGCAGGCAATTGTTCAAACCCAGAAAACACGAGGACTCATTTTATGTCAAACTAATGacaaacaaaaatgaagatGATCAGGTTGTCATTTCAAGAGGGTTTAGTAGAGAAAATTAGAGAtgtgagtttttgtttttgttgatgaagaagAGTGGTGGACAGATAATTAGTTTCTATTTGCAAGTTTGTAAACTCTACTTGTCCTTTACTATATAGCTAAGGAACCTAGTCAAAAGTATAGACAACCTAAAAATAGTTTCAGACAGCCTTATTAgggaaaaacaccaaaaaaaaaaaaaaaaaaaaagggcgaaTAAAAACAAACCGCGTTTTTTGaattataagtttattttgATGGAGCTCAACATGAATAATAGTGAaacatgtaataaaataaactttacaTTTGTGTAAGTTAGTGTTAATTAACATGAAGTTCTTTTCCTTGTCGTTAGACCCTTTTGAAGAAATTTAAGACCCGCCTGTACTACTTTTCTTCCATCAAAAAAGAAGTTTGTAAAATCAGACATTGATGTTGTTGTTGTGATAGGTTGGCTTTCATTCAAAGGGGAATTCTTCAAGAGACAGTTTTGCAgtttataagatttttaattaattcattaataatttaataagaaGCAGGTGCATTTGAGTTTGATAATGtcacttttttatattattttattcaaccCTTTAAGTATGCCTAACAATTACACccattttataagttttttttagcTCTCTCTTATCTCCTGTGGCGTGTGCAATCTATTATCAAATTAGATTTACTTTTACTACCAAACAATAAATGAACATAGAATCAAAGATAACTGGTTTCAACtcccaaagaagaaaaataaaaaaacaacaaaacaaaaaaaaaataaaaaaaaataaaataaaataaataacgcTGAAGTGTTCGTCGTGCTTCCAACAAGTATCCAAGGTTGGGCCAGGACGACATGCAATTCCAATCCATTCACTCTATTTCTAGGCCACCATCTAAAAAAAGCCCAAGTGGGTGAAAAAGGAACGAATTTGACCTAAAAGTGCAAGCAACTCTTTATAGAatttcacaaaaagaaaaactctaTATTCAATTTTGtaggggttaaaaaaaaaaaaaaaagggggaggaAACCTATCAAATGCTAATCGCAGATGATTTTAAGCAATGTAATTAATTAGGTTTTTGCATGTTTACAATCCAAAGAGCTTTAATCCACGTTTTCTGCCCcgctaaaaataaaataaaataaaactctagctttttcagtttttttctgAGAAAATAAATGGTGTAAACTTATTATGCAAATGGCAATAATTGGCCGGGCAGGGGACCAAAACATCCACTGTAGTGGGTAACACAAgaaatctttaaataaaaataaaagtaaaaagatgGTAATGCTCATTAGAGATTAAAAACTAGATGAAACTTTGTCTTTTATGAGTAGTTTCCTACTTAGCCTTGGATGCTAATCATGCTATCCTATTTCTAGACTCAACTAGGTTAGGCAATTAGTATGACCAATATTGCTATCAGTCTAATAAATTTCCCTAAACAAAGGTCGGTGGTGAATGGTGGGGCACCCCGATTATTACCTCAACCAAATTGCTTATCCAATTTCTTTTGCTGCCCAAAATGCTCATCCTTTtcagtttaaaatttttacccttttttttttttttttccttatgtttttttttttaaacctccaACTCTTTTTGGGTCTGTACCCGATGGACCATCCATCGAATTTGGATTTGCAGCAGAAACTACAGCTCCATGATCATTTCCACACATGAAACGGGTTCTAAAGAGAATCCCTCAGTTCCACTGTCTAACTGCTGTATGGATTCTGAATTCATCAATTGTCCAAGAAATTTGTCACAATGAATGggaaaaattgatatataatttttattaataattttacaaaattgtcATAGCATTTAGATTTCATTTATCTCAAAAAATAGATTCATCATTGGACCCAGGCAAACCTTTGAGTACATCTCTCAAGGCATAATAATGGTTATCACATTTGTGGTCTGATATTAAGTTGCTTGAAAGAACAATTTTCTCAAAATGTTCACCAGGATGCCTCTTCCACAGTGTAAAAAATTCCCTCCTTTTGCCAGGCTCACCACTCTGAGGATCCAAATTCCTTTTTAGGTAATAAACAGTCCCTGGTACAAATAACTCCTCAGGCACGGTACAAGCAGTTCCTCCATTTTTAACAGCAACAGAATTGTCAGGTGCAGTTTTGGACACTGAGGGAACTCTAGGAGAAACAGTTGATTCCTTTCTTACACGTTCATCTGTTAGACACCAATACAGCATTTTTTAATGAGAGAATATTTCATTGCCAAGGATGTGTCCGAGGCATATATAAGTTTAAATTAGTGACATGAAAAAGGTGGGAACCAAATCTTTTCAACTGTAACAAgaaataaatctttaaaatgAAAACCAAGAAACCCATCTTTGCAAAATGGAATCACTTGTTCATCAGAAGAGTAACCTAGAGCATTAGGTGGAGTAGGCTCATCAGGCAAGTCCATCTTGCTCCTGAACTTTGCATAGTCAGCAAGTTTTCGAGCTCCATCTTGCATCATTGACACCACCTGCTTCGCATTTGAAACCAAATCTATGACACTTCTCCAGTCTTCCCTCTCAATTACACTCATCCTTTTAAGAATAATAAATCAAGGGTATAGTCTGTTAAAACCTTAtcaattatcaataaaatgCTTCAACATAAGAAATTAGTCctccaaacaaaataaaaaactcaagaAGGATCCAAGCAACACAAATACTAAGaaaacacatacacacacacacataataaCACTAGCCTCCATAGGTcaatttctcttttgttttattgtaagctcaatttaaactttttcaaAGATTTTCATTACCAATCAGTATGAAGAATTTCATTCCTCAACCTTGTAAGAGAGGCTACACTTAACCTAGGAATAATATCATCCTGCATAAAAGGAAAATTGGAAGCAATCAGCACAACAAAGGCATAAAAActcaactaaataaataattaaatatagatattCTAACCTGCATAACAACAGTAGTAACAAAATCGGAGCAGCTTTCAGCAAGTTCTCTGGAAACACAAGGTGGTGTTGCATATCCAACAGCAGATATAATGTCAGGGCTGAAACCCAGCTCCTCAAGAGACTTTTTTCGTAGCATAATTGCTAGTAAAGAAGCTGTAGCACCGCCAAGAGAATGTCCCACTAACCTTAACCTAAATCCCTGTTAATGAATTAGACTTGCCACACGTATAACTAGAAACTCAGGTAAAGTAAGGAAGGGAAAAAGTTCCAAGTGAAACTACATCAAGCAAGAAAAAGATGAAAGTGAAATCTTCACCACCTCATATTTCTCCAAGCACTTCCTTATGGTTCCCATCTCATGATGAAGAAACCAACGAGCAGCTTCTGCTGTCCCAAAGTGGGTTGAATACCCTTCATATGTAACTTCACCATCGCTTGAAGAAACAATGTCAGTGATAAGGTCATAGACAGTATGAGTACCACGGATCCCAAAAATCACAAGTTTCTTACGAGTATCAACCCCTATGTAATACCCAGGCCTCATTACACTGGAATTCTTGACAAATTTCAATACATTGCTTTCCCGAAGCATACTGTTCCTTGCAAGACTTGCAGCATTATCCTTATAAGCACCTTTTGCTAACTCTGAATGGTAGATGAGGTCATGGACCTAGAATACAGAACCAACACCTAAAGGTTTGAGCATTATAATCTACTGTAATGTAACAAAATGCAACATATAatgcatatatgtatttattgtaTCATACAAATAAtgaaaacacatatttccttcaATTCCACATGCAAATATTTCCCAAGTGAAAAAGAAAGTGTAGCTATCAGCAAGTAGGTAACTACAATTGGCTCTGAAGATATCTCAACGCCATTAACATCCTCAAAAGGATTTGTAGATGCTTGACGTAGATATAAAAGATACAAGCCAACAGTTAGATCACTCAAACTCCAATCTTGAATTCCAATCTTACTCCGCTGGATGCTAGAAATGATCTCCATAATAGATCGACTACTAGGTGGAGGTCTATTTCCAACTTCACTTcctgaaaatttgaaaattaaatcagCCTCCATGATTACCATGCATTAATGAGGTAGAATTTTGGCAACATCACACTCCATGAATGATATACAGAAGAAAGGATTCACATAGTATatgatgttaaaagaaaaatgagcaTATTACCTTCCACTCAATCAAAAGCGCAAAGAAAACCACAATATTTCCTAGAGATACTGGGTCTAAACTTAAGCAATATAGTAACTCAACTTTGCATAAATGCATCATTTTCTTTACTTTACTATGTAAAACAGACGAATTCAGTTAACAATGACAACAATTTTCTTGTAAAACAGACGAATTCAGTAAACAACAACTACAAATTTTAACCCACAGATAACCATCTTGTGCAAGCTAATATCATTGGAGAAATCATAACTGGCCATAAACAGACCTGTTGGCAGAGCCCACCTACACAATTGTAGAGCTGATTCAAGTGCTTTTGTCAGCCAATCAAGTTCCAACTTCCACTTGCTATCGCTTAAATATTCATCATCTGAAACATATTTTCTAATGCTGGAATCCTTGTCTGCCTTGTTCTCAAGTTCAGACCTTAAAGAAACTTGAGGATCATTCTTTTCCTGCTTGACTACTCTCGTTTCAACACCATCCACTTTGGACTGCTGCGAGTGAAACCgataaaaaatactataaacAAGCCTTTGATATGATGAATCCTGCCTCTTCAGTAAATTTTCCACACAATCTACAGATCGAATATAAAATGGGGAAAACAACATCAGCTAAAATTAAGTCATATTCCTATGGACATACACACAAAACCCAAACAATTAACATAACAGATAATCAACTTCAGTGTCAACTAATTTTGCTGGTCTGAGACAAAATATTCCTAAAATGAAGTTTAAGCTAATGTCACCTATCCTATGGCTAAACATGCTCGAATCCATAAGAAACAACTTCTAATGCATCATATACATAGTTCCCTACAGACGTTGATGAATAATATAGTTCGCAATCAATCCCAATCCTATAAATTCGTTCACAATCCAAAATTTTAACATAGAAAAATGCAACATTTTTACACGCCCAACCAAAAACTCAATCTAAAATCTATAGCTTTGGGTTTCAACCCACGATATTGGATATGTGAATTCACAAAAACATACCAATTAACAAGCAAATtaggatttcttttttttttttttttgtctctctcttttttttttcttttttttttaatgtaaacaGCAAGTTAGAAATTAAAACTACAAAAAAGTAACcaaattttctgaaaaaaacgATAGCTTGGAGGAGATTGgagattaaatttttaaaaacaaataaagaaacaatGTGCTCACACATATTTTTGAGGAGACGCTTGGCGAAGAAATTAGCCATTTTGTGCAGAATGAAAGAAAGAGGAAAAGGAGAGGAAGATTGTGTCGGAGGTTATTTATAGAGCAACTGTGTCACGAGGCGGTTGCTTTCTTGCTTCCCATTCATGAGTTGATGCACGTGGTGACTGGTGCAGCGTGCTGTATCATCGCATCTCTGTAAGCGAAGCAAAGCACTCGTTAAAACCGCATGCGATGGAAGCAAGCAGGTGAAGAAGGTGGGTCGGGTCGTCGACTTGGTTTTTGGCTATGGACTCACGACTCTACGTAAGATCAATTTGGGCTAATTAGATAAGCCCAAAAATGGACCGAGACTTTCCCTGACTTAGTTTATTAGGGCAATTTTGGAAATGTAAAAGAAATTTCAAGGGCATTGCTGATATTTTGACCATTAGTATTGCAATATAAATAAGCGCTTCGGGGGCTTTCTTCTCTGTGTGTGTTTGTCTCTCTCTTCTCACTTAGGGTTTTATTTTCATCAACAGTTGTGCCTCCGCCGTTAACGTAGTGCGCCGGCCTTCCTCTAATTCAGTTTGTAACCTACATCTCCTATTACCCCAGCCATCCTTCAAAATATGTAATAACATTGATttgtttgatattttattttttatattgtagtattttataaattatagtatggcgatatatatatatatatatatatatgttggatgAAGTTGGAGAACGAAATGATGAGTAATTTATTTCCCTATTGGTTTGAAAGCCGTAATGATGGCGAAAATCAGTATTAGCTCTAGCTGATCGTTCTCCAACTTTTGTGCATTtgtttttatccattttttaatttctatgatAAATATAGAATGCTTCTGAAAGATgcaatttttcttgaaatcataGCGTTGACTCAGGTTTTGACTTGTTTGACTACTGGTTTGATTCGCTTCTTGGTTTATGGATTAATTGTGTTTGGTTTTAAAAGGTTTTAATAatctgtattttatttttcctgtcGGATGTCAAGATGAAAAGAATGCCTCTTCTACCTTGaagctatttttaaaaaaaaaaaaaattttttggtaTTCTTCTGTATTCTATTTCCTATCTTTGTCAAGATTAGAACCATTTTATATCTTTGTCAAGATTGAAACCATTAGCAGGTTTAATGGCTGACGGCTGACTACCATTAGCAGGTGTAATGGCTGACTAACTTCCTTCTGCTAAGCTATCACCATTTTGTTGGTGGTAGCGTAGCAGAATGAAGCTGATCAACTATCACACCTTTGCAACTCTACATACAGTTAATTTTCATGGGGAAACCAGATTTCCAGATTTCCAGGTTTCCAAATTAATGTATCGGATAACTTCTCTGACATCGAAACAGAGGaaatcaaatttccaaattttaatatatcgtATAACTTCTCTAACCTCAGAACTGCGGAAAGAGATCAAACTAAAACAAGTAGAAAGTGAGTTTTAAATATTACCAAAAGTAGGAAAGTGAATTCTAAAAAGCAAGCAACTTATGCTTTTCACACGTCTTGTTCCCCTGTCTAACTTATAGATTAAAGGTTGTTGTATTCTATCAAATATTGTAGAATCATTGAGTTGAAAAtgttcacttttatttttaagtgtCGACATGTGttcattttcatgttttgttCATGTTAATTTATTCTGTTAAATTTCAATTACAGACTTTGGAGTAGAAGAGAGTTAATATTATCATTTGACAGTACTTGGGAGTTCTGTAAttgaaactttttattttggatgagaAATGAAAATTATACTTTCTATCAAATTCATCCGTCTTAAAATTGAAAGAGCTTTACTTCTCTGTTTTTATGCATACGCTAAACGCCATTGAAAACCCATTTGGTCATTGCTAATGAAGTTACCCACAAAGATAATTTAGGTAAGGTGttaaaacatttataaaaaaagacttaaatataacaattaaacttgagtaaatttatatattctcAATTAATTTTGGTCACGTCAAAATGGAAAAGAGGTGCTTTCAATTAAACAATAAAGTAGGAATTTCACTTAAAGAATTGGCAATCAGAAGCTCAACCatcaaattcatttttgttataaaatatatatatatatacatatatataaatattatatccactttttgcattaaaaaaaaagtattttcgCTTGCTCCTTTGCTTTGCTCCCCAGCACACGCAATCAACCCAAATGAAGTTTGAATACTTTTCCTCTCCTGCCCCTCATTGTCCTCCTAGGTTTTAAACAGTTTATTAatgaatttgaaataaatgcaAGGGTGTTTCAGTAAGCTCATCCCGAAAACTATCCGTTTTATGCACCCGCGCTTTGAAAAGTGGGCCCACTGCCATAAAAGTTGTATCCTCTGGACCAAAACACCCTCCAAGTTAACTTGgtccttttttcttgttttcaaaaTCTCTCCCTCTTCCTTTTTGGTCTTCCAGAGGCCCTTTGAGTTCTCTTCCCTGTCTCCTGAATCTCCATTTCTGTACGAGTTCAACCAAATGGCATTCGCTTCGTTTCTTGGCAGAGTTTTCTTTGCCTCTGTTTTCATTCTCTCTGCCTACCAAGAGTTAGTATTATCTTCCTCTGGTTctttgttcttattattatttttatttttttgataaatttcactgtttgttttagtttcattttaactttttcaaaaatgttatgTTAGTTCTAT
This genomic interval carries:
- the LOC107425888 gene encoding uncharacterized protein LOC107425888 gives rise to the protein MANFFAKRLLKNMYCVENLLKRQDSSYQRLVYSIFYRFHSQQSKVDGVETRVVKQEKNDPQVSLRSELENKADKDSSIRKYVSDDEYLSDSKWKLELDWLTKALESALQLCRWALPTGSEVGNRPPPSSRSIMEIISSIQRSKIGIQDWSLSDLTVGLYLLYLRQASTNPFEDVNGVEISSEPIVHDLIYHSELAKGAYKDNAASLARNSMLRESNVLKFVKNSSVMRPGYYIGVDTRKKLVIFGIRGTHTVYDLITDIVSSSDGEVTYEGYSTHFGTAEAARWFLHHEMGTIRKCLEKYEGFRLRLVGHSLGGATASLLAIMLRKKSLEELGFSPDIISAVGYATPPCVSRELAESCSDFVTTVVMQDDIIPRLSVASLTRLRNEILHTDWMSVIEREDWRSVIDLVSNAKQVVSMMQDGARKLADYAKFRSKMDLPDEPTPPNALDERVRKESTVSPRVPSVSKTAPDNSVAVKNGGTACTVPEELFVPGTVYYLKRNLDPQSGEPGKRREFFTLWKRHPGEHFEKIVLSSNLISDHKCDNHYYALRDVLKGLPGSNDESIF